The Candidatus Rokuibacteriota bacterium genome has a window encoding:
- a CDS encoding type II secretion system F family protein gives MLPAAMGLAFLAAVLMILGGASVWEGIRRSPLRLVRERLSPSGKRGPILRVFRDETMSSVPVLHRWLSRVPLASTLRQRLDQAEISQPVGMVLGVILLLAILGGQLAWLLTSSWFWSILATGAIGGVPALYVLRRRRARLSRYAEQLPDALDVLTRALQAGQSFMQGLQAVAREMPEPAATEFRMTFEALRLGHSLREAFQAHAARVDNLDFNLFATAVLIQREVGGNLTEILENASRTIRERYRLLGQIRALSAEHRLTGRIIGALPLAIGVMIYLLRPDLIMVLFKEELGRTLMAAAVVMQVLGFFVMKRIMTIKI, from the coding sequence ATGCTCCCCGCGGCGATGGGGCTGGCCTTCCTGGCCGCCGTGCTGATGATCTTGGGCGGCGCGTCGGTGTGGGAGGGCATTCGGCGGTCTCCCCTCCGACTGGTGCGTGAGCGGCTCAGCCCGTCGGGCAAACGCGGCCCGATTCTGCGCGTATTTCGCGACGAGACGATGAGCTCCGTTCCCGTGCTCCACCGTTGGCTGAGTCGCGTACCCCTGGCGAGCACGCTCAGGCAACGCCTCGATCAGGCGGAGATCTCTCAGCCGGTGGGCATGGTGCTCGGCGTGATCCTGCTCCTGGCGATCCTCGGTGGCCAGCTGGCCTGGCTGCTGACCTCGTCGTGGTTCTGGTCCATCCTCGCGACGGGCGCCATTGGCGGCGTCCCGGCCCTCTACGTGCTCCGGCGGCGGCGGGCCCGTTTGAGCCGCTACGCCGAACAGCTCCCCGATGCCCTCGACGTGCTGACCCGGGCGCTCCAGGCGGGCCAGTCATTCATGCAGGGGCTCCAGGCGGTGGCCCGGGAGATGCCTGAGCCGGCGGCGACGGAGTTCCGGATGACCTTTGAAGCCCTCCGCCTGGGGCACAGCCTCCGGGAGGCGTTCCAGGCCCATGCGGCCCGGGTGGACAACCTGGACTTCAACTTGTTCGCGACGGCAGTGCTGATTCAGCGCGAGGTGGGCGGCAACCTGACCGAGATCCTCGAAAACGCGAGCCGCACAATTCGCGAGCGCTACAGGTTGCTCGGGCAGATCCGGGCGCTGTCGGCCGAGCACCGGCTCACCGGCCGGATCATCGGCGCCCTGCCGTTGGCCATCGGGGTGATGATCTATCTCCTTCGCCCGGACCTGATCATGGTCCTGTTCAAAGAGGAGCTTGGGCGAACCCTGATGGCGGCCGCCGTGGTGATGCAGGTCCTCGGGTTCTTCGTCATGAAGCGGATCATGACCATCAAGATCTGA